One stretch of Corvus hawaiiensis isolate bCorHaw1 chromosome 1, bCorHaw1.pri.cur, whole genome shotgun sequence DNA includes these proteins:
- the LOC125334799 gene encoding basic salivary proline-rich protein 1-like, with the protein MCASTAWKPQSSGHRHGPMAGAQRSPPAPGGPPDRPGGLMAGRDPELPGAGPALCRPFSSLGDAGADVTGSKRCSAAGAARSPPARPRAPARAAALPGAPRPERRGDPAPSPEGTPAPRPLGLAVMQAHPDGKPWQREREFSCPYPPPRGPSAAGGNSAPAASPNPAVPSPPWAMGNDDLPLPQPAGRCGESRSPSPLLRLGRAACENRARAAQGSRYEAPPARASVSPTTPPGPGVGDESAGSRLELRVQELSPGPTISDPSVPAGAGAAGGCRGSEPVPPGGSERVPPVGAGARSGSRCSERVPPVGAGATLGCRVTGACGSSERLPVLGACPRGSPWPLHSRSGGSGARPPHRGGTITTGRGGTGTGGRGQRRKRGGGALAAAAAAAAWGGGAAAVRGRRRRPPVPVRSRSPRAMRRP; encoded by the exons ATGTGCGCCAGCACCGCGTGGAAGCCCCAGAGCAGCGGCCACCGGCACGGCCCCATGGCTGGGGCTCAGCGGagccccccggcccccggcgGCCCCCCCGACCGGCCCGGGGGGCTCATGGCGGGCAGGGACCCCGAGCTGCCCGGAGCCGGCCCCGCGCTCTGCCGCCCGTTCTCCTCCCTCGGCGATGCCGGAGCAGACGTCACCGGCTCCAAACGCTGTTCAGCGGCTGGCGCTGCCCGGagcccccccgcccgcccccgcgcTCCCGCACGGGCGGCAGCGCTGCCCGGAGCCCCCCGACCTGAGCGCCGAGGGGATCCCGCACCGAGCCCCGAGGGGacccccgcgccccggcccctCGGGCTGGCCGTGATGCAAGCGCATCCTGATGGGAAGCCATGGCAACGGGAACGGGAATTTTCCTGCCCGTATCCCCCTCCCCGCGGCCCCTCGGCGGCCGGGGGGAACAGCGCGCCCGCGGCGTCCCCCAATCCCGCAGTGCCCAGCCCCCCCTGGGccatggg CAACGATgaccttccccttccccagcccgcGGGGAGGTGTGGGGAGAGCCGGTCCCCGTCCCCTCTGCTCCGGTTGGGACGCGCTGCCTGCGAGAACCGGGCGAGAGCCGCGCAGGGCTCGCGGTATGAAGCGCCGCCggcccgtgcctcagtttcccccacCACACCCCCCGGTCCCGGCGTGGGGGACGAGTCCGCTGGGTCGCGGCTGGAGCTGCGTGTCCAGGAACTGTCCCCCGGCCCCACCATCAGTGACCCCTCTGTCCCCGCGGGTGCCGGTGCCGCCGGTGGGTGCCGGGGTTCGGAACCGGTGCCGCCCGGGGGCTCGGAGCGGGTCCCGCCCGTGGGTGCCG GGGCTCGGAGCGGGTCCCGGTGCTCGGAGCGGGTCCCGCCCGTGGGTGCCGGAGCCACCCTTGGGTGCCGTGTCACCGGCGCGTGCGGGAGCTCGGAGCGGCTCCCGGTGCTCGGAGCGTGTCCCCGCGGGTCCCCGTGGCCCCTCCACTCGCGGTCGGGGGGCTCGGGGGCGCGGCCTCCGCACCGGGGCGGGACCATAACCACCGGGAGAGGCGGGACCGGCACCGGGGGGCGCGGCCAGCGGCGGAagcgcgggggcggggcgctggcggcggcggcggcggcggcggcgtggGGGGGGGGCGCCGCGGCCGTgcgagggcggcggcggcggccgccggtCCCGGTGCGGTCCCGGTCCCCGCGGGCCATGCGGCGGCCGTAG
- the GPR179 gene encoding LOW QUALITY PROTEIN: probable G-protein coupled receptor 179 (The sequence of the model RefSeq protein was modified relative to this genomic sequence to represent the inferred CDS: substituted 1 base at 1 genomic stop codon), whose product MLFQTNDIREASVAEDVEWYQALVRSLAEGHPWVRRAVLALDAHPLAPKPRLMLQATKGDGQILLQDVSNAAPSLGNLSWDNEWFNALKSQRVPALRKRVLSNDLRSLETPKWQRGDSYVGEPGHVRWSPPFLECREGRFLPTWAVTLSSAFYGLKPDLSPEFKGVVRVDVELRDVAIDQCSSGPGWFSDTHRCDLNSTQCVPQESRGFVLGRYLCRCKPGFYGASGVASGAWAGVAGTDGGSRLGCRPCRPGCATCEDDTPCLIQEDPVLRAAVLSCQACCMLAIFLSMLVSYHFRRSKRIRTSGIILLETILFGSLLLYFPVFILYFKPSIFRCIVLRWVRMLGFAIVYGTITLKLYRVLKVFLSRTAQRAPYVSSGRVLKMLAPILLLVLWFLAAWTIGMLENTHKNIPLVIRAQTARGLHFSICGHDCWDYMMVMAEMLFLLWGSFLCYATRAVPSAFHEPRYMGIALHNELVISAAFHVVRFLIVPSLHPDWTLLLFFAHTHGTVTMTLALLFIPKFLHTGSPLREEITAEVYEDELDMRRSGSCMNSSIASAWSEHSLDPDDIREELKKLYRQLEVHKTWRMAANNPHLPKKRSSRRSLARSILRRSGAEPAESASRRSSAGDRPGTLSRRSSSAKRLVDAGGTSLRMRDETSRRRSSALLKSRSSEGPPRDPRRGSPTPSPPEEPPPVVTDLEQSDSDSLDAAPLLCKSASAQNLAGPWQRPPGRAPPLQKSHSVVAGAREAALLAARTAARDEWHGSRQLSAPAPGVSKATATLRGPAERGCQEDTAPLGDAKVHKHVTYAPIKSVSVDSAHPPRRVRVTVKKTPPPPPVRYQSLQRSGTLGDGPEPPAGCXPRPPPPAQICPWELVQDEILSRKQKAAEAAGSGTPSDTAATTPGPKPAPQKSFRSLGLAIKALNRSRGKSSLKGNREREGSLWKRGSSRRDKSGLAEASAGSLGLVSPDPAAKSPEGSGQSLEPPALQHNNNAATPVEATDWGDSGTGGQWDSRAPGTGDGDKAAEEPSAARRGLEPPGAGHQGAECPPEVTQAQPQEGDEAPALDLGKDVPAVAAEEGTLERLEGTSRSFQPREQPEEEQPPAKRSPSSPRPSPGSVRGAAGPKPRVELCPPGSLGIPAGRGALLLRQEAIAPREDGGIPESPDKELEKGSSQPEPEGGPGRSWSGAGSAAGGQGELRPGGTRGDSSSKPGICPGKGGSEGDSQRSPGMEKPPEPPKEAPEQAEGRRAEVCPGESREQGRSVRAEICPWDTEQEGRGSPKSGEGVEQPGVGLAGKPPALPKPSGTTESRKANICPWEVEDEPRPNPEICPWEEAAAPSGKEKSSLDTRGTSKGEEKVGSKALEKGKQPPAKAPTGRSALPKAASGKSQSAESLKAEICPWESQDLQSTDKAEICPWEVAEPQLEKGATPGKVRLPGKGVTKAVEKGSRERESVCPWESLDTEQPPAKAPTGSSALPKAASGKSQSSESLKAEICPWESQDSKSSDKSEICPWEVAEPQMEKGAAPGKVRLPGKGVTKAVEKGSRERESVCPWESPDTKQPPAKAPTGSSALPKAASGKSQSTESLKAEICPWEVAEPPSRQPKAEQVPGGGSKGDERITRQAALASPERSLDSRERESICPWESPDTEQPPAKAPTGSSALPKAAPGKSQSSESLKAEICPWESQDLQSSDKSEICPWEVAEPPLGKEKPKQDKEGPSRLSKSPSTTQGLLKEVRDGTSGMKDRESVCPWESPDTEQPPAKAPTGSSALPKAAPGKSQSTESLKAEICPWESQDLQSTDKAEICPWESQDLQSSDKSEICPWEVAAPQMEKGATPGKVRLPGKGVTKAVEKGSRERESVCPWESLDTEQPLAKAPTGSSALPRAASGKSQSAESLKAEICPWEVAEPPSRQPKAEQVPGGGSKGDKRITRQAALASPERSLDSRERESICPWESPDTEQPLAKAPTGSSALPKAAPGKSQSSESLKAEICPWESQDLQSSDKSEICPWEVAEPPLGKEKPKQDKEGPSRLSKSPSTTQGLLKEVRDGTSGMKDRESVCPWESPDTEQPPAKAPTGSSALPKAASGKSQSSESLKAEICPWESQDSKSSDKSEICPWEVAAPPLGKEKPKQDKEGPSRLSKSPSATQGLLKEVRDGTSGMKDRESVCPWESPDKGELSLKAAVGKEPSKKSDSTESRKSEICPWEAAEPMGSEEGSSQPGVQPQGAHRASSTGMGKPGASAVAPTVLEKSRGRSHGEAEHKPLCRLLPGTRHPGVGSSSSPGTSLAQVCPWEAPSASAKPSWDTRKSSEVCPWEEESTDPTRTCSGARGSPQDGGGV is encoded by the exons ATGCTCTTCCAGACCAACGATATCCGCGAGGCCAGCGTGGCCGAGGACGTGGAGTGGTACCAGGCGCTGGTCCGCAGCCTGGCCGAGGGGCACCCGTGGGTGCGCAGGGCGGTGCTGGCCCTCGACGCCCACCCGCTGGCCCCCAAGCCCCGGCTGATGCTGCAGGCCACCAAGGGGGACGGCCAGATCCTGCTGCAGGACGTCTCCAACGCCGCTCCCAGCCTGGGCAACCTCAGCTGGGACAACGAGTGGTTCAACGCCCTCAAGTCGCAGCGGGTCCCGGCGCTCCGCAAGCGGGTGCTCAGCAATGACCTGCGCAGCCTGGAGACCCCCAAGTGGCAGCGGGGGGACAGCTACGTGGGGGAGCCGGGCCACGTGCGATGGTCGCCGCCGTTCCTGGAGTGCCGGGAGGGCCGGTTCCTGCCCACCTGGGCGGTCACTCTCTCCTCCGCCTTCTACGGGCTCAAGCCGGACCTCAGCCCCGAGTTCAA AGGGGTCGTGCGGGTGGACGTGGAGCTGCGGGACGTGGCCATTGACCAGTGCTCCAGCGGGCCCGGCTGGTTCTCGGACACGCATCGCTGTGACCTCAACAGCACCCAG TGTGTCCCCCAGGAGAGCCGCGGCTTCGTCCTCGGGAGGTACCTGTGCAGGTGCAAGCCGGGCTTTTATGGGGCCAGCGGAGTGGCCAGCGGTGCCTGGGCAG GTGTGGCGGGGACGGACGGGGGGTCCCGGCTGGGGTGCCGGCCGTGCCGCCCGGGCTGTGCCACCTGCGAGGACGACACGCCCTGCCTGATCCAGGAGGACCCGGTGCTGCGGGCAGCGGTGCTGTCGTGCCAGGCCTGCTGCATGCTGGCCATCTTCCTCAGCATGCTCGTGTCCTACCACTTCCGACGGAGCAAG aGGATCCGGACATCAGGGATCATCCTGCTGGAGACCATCCTCTTCGGATCCCTCCTCCTCTACTTCCCC gtgtTCATCCTGTACTTCAAGCCAAGCATCTTCCGCTGCATTGTCCTGCGCTGGGTACGGATGCTCGGCTTCGCCATCGTCTATGGCACCATCACCCTCAAGCTCTACAG GGTGCTGAAGGTGTTCCTGTCCCGCACGGCCCAGCGCGCGCCCTACGTGTCGAGCGGGCGGGTGCTGAAGATGCTGGcgcccatcctgctcctggtgctgtgGTTCCTGGCAGCCTGGACCATCGGGATGCTGGAGAACACCCACAAGAACATCCCACTGGTCATCCGCGCCCAGACCGCCCGCGGCCTCCACTTCTCCATCTGCGGCCACGACTGCTGGGATTACATGATGGTCATGG CCGAgatgctgttcctgctgtggggCAGCTTCCTGTGCTACGCCACGCGCGCCGTGCCCTCGGCCTTCCACGAGCCCCGCTACATGGGCATCGCCCTCCACAACGAGCTCGTGATCTCCGCCGCCTTCCACGTGGTCAG GTTCTTGATTGTCCCCTCGCTGCATCCGGACTGGACTCTGCTGCTCTTCTTCGCTCACACCCACGGCACCGTCACCATGACCCTGGCCCTGCTCTTCATTCCCAAG TTCCTGCACACGGGCTCGCCGCTGCGGGAGGAGATCACGGCCGAGGTGTACGAGGACGAGCTGGACATGAGGCGCTCGGGCTCCTGCATGAACAGCAGCATCGCGTCCGCCTGGAGCGAGCACAGTCTCGACCCCGATGACATTCGG gaggagctgaagaaGCTTTACCGGCAGCTGGAGGTGCACAAGACGTGGCGGATGGCGGCCAACAACCCGCACCTGCCCAAGAAGCGCAGCTCCCGCCGCAGCCTCGCCCGCTCCATCCTGCGCCGCAGCGGTGCCGAGCCGGCCGAGAGCGCGTCCCGCCGCAGCAGCGCCGGGGACCGGCCGGGGACCCTGTCCCGCCGCAGCTCCTCGGCCAAGCGGCTCGTGGATGCCGGCGGGACCAGCCTGAGGATGCGGGACGAAACCTCCCGGCGCCGCTCCTCAGCCCTGCTCAAGTCCCGCAGCTCCGAGGggcccccccgggacccccgccGTGGGTCGCCCACCCCCAGCCCGCCCGAGGAGCCTCCTCCGGTGGTGACGGACTTGGAGCAATCCGACAGCGACTCGCTGGATGCCGCCCCGCTCCTGTGCAAATCCGCCAGCGCCCAAAACCTGGCGGGGCCCTGGCAGCGACCCCCGGGCCGCGCTCCGCCCTTGCAGAAGTCCCACAGCGTGGTCGCCGGGGCGCGGGAAGCGGCGCTGCTGGCCGCCCGCACGGCCGCCCGCGACGAGTGGCACGGCAGCCGCCAGCTCTCCGCGCCCGCCCCGGGGGTCTCCAAGGCCACCGCGACACTCCGGGGACCCGCCGAGAGGGGCTGCCAGGAGGACACGGCCCCGCTGGGCGATGCCAAGGTGCACAAACACGTCACCTACGCGCCCATCAAGAGCGTCAGCGTGGACAGCGCGCACCCGCCCAGGAGGGTGCGGGTGACCGTGAAGAAGACGCCCCCTCCGCCCCCCGTCCGCTACCAGAGCCTGCAGCGCTCGGGGACGCTCGGGGACGGCCCGGAGCCACC GGCAGGCTGCTGACCCCGACCGCCACCCCCGGCACAGATCTGTCCCTGGGAGCTGGTCCAGGACGAGATCCTGagcaggaaacaaaaagcagcCGAAGCAGCAGGCTCAGGGACCCCCAGTGACACAGCGGCCACCACCCCCGGCCCCAAGCCGGCCCCCCAGAAAAGTTTCCGGAGCCTGGGACTCGCCATCAAAGCCCTTAATCGGTCCAGGGGGAAGAGCAGCCTGaaagggaacagggagagggaagggagccTCTGGAagagggggagcagcaggagggacaaGTCCGGCCTGGCAGAGGCCTCGGCCGGGTCCCTCGGGCTGGTCAGCCCAGACCCCGCTGCCAAAAGCCCCGAGGGGAGCGGGCAGAGCCTCGAGCCCCCCGCCCTCCAGCACAACAACAACGCCGCCACTCCCGTGGAAGCCACGGACtggggggacagcgggacagGAGGACAATGGGACAGCCGGGCCCCGGGGACAGGCGATGGGGACAAAGCGGCAGAggagcccagcgctgcccggAGGGGTCTGGAGCCACCCGGCGCTGGCCACCAAGGAGCTGAATGTCCCCCGGAGGTGacacaggcacagccccaggaagGGGACgaggctcctgccctggatctgGGGAAGGACGTTCCTGCGGTCGCAGCGGAGGAAGGGACACTTGAACGGCTCGAGGGGACCAGCAGGTCCTTCCAGCCCCGGGAGCAGCCGGAGGAGGAGCAGCCGCCTGCAAAGCGCTCCCCGAGCAGCCCCCGGCCCTCCCCCGGCAGCgtgcggggagcggcggggccgaaGCCGCGGGTTGAGCTTTGTCCGCCGGGATCGCTCGGAATCCCGGCAGGAAGGGGAGCCTTGCTGCTGCGCCAGGAGGCGATTGCTCCCCGGGAGGACGGCGGGATCCCAGAGAGCCCGGACaaggagctggaaaaggggaGCAGCCAGCCCGAGCCCGAGGGGGGccctggaaggagctggagcggggccgggagcgcggcgggcgggcagggagagctccgtCCTGGGGGAACGCGGGGAGATTCCAGCTCCAAACCAGGAATCTGCCCTGGGAAGGGCGGCAGTGAGGGGGATTCTCAGCGCTCTCCGGGCATGGAAAAACCACCAGAGCCGCCGAAAGAAGCACCGGAGCAGGCggagggcaggagggctgaGGTGTGCCCAGGGGAGAGCCGGGAACAGGGAAGGAGTGTCCGAGCAGAAATCTGCCCCTGGGACACGGAGCAGGAGGGGCGGGGATCCCCCAAATCCGGAGAAGgtgtggagcagcctggggtgggGCTCGCAGGAaaacccccagctctgcccaaaCCCTCGGGAACCACGGAGAGCAGAAAGGCCAACATCTGTCCCTGGGAGGTGGAGGATGAGCCGCGCCCAAACCCAGAGATCTGCCCttgggaagaggctgcagctccGTCAGGGAAAGAGAAATCCAGTCTGGACACGCGTGGCACTTctaaaggggaagaaaaagtgggatccaaagcactggaaaaaggaaagcagccCCCGGCCAAAGCCCCCACTGGGAGGTCAGCACTGCCCAAAGCAGCTTCGGGGAAATCCCAGAGCGCTGAGAGCCTGAAAGCTGAGATCTGTCCCTGGGAGTCTCAGGATCTCCAATCCACTGACAAAGCTGAAATCTGCCCCTGGGAAGTGGCTGAAccccagctggaaaaaggaGCAACCCCAGGTAAGGTGAGACTCCCAGGAAAAGGAGTGACCAAAGCTGtggagaagggcagcagagagCGAGAGTCCGTCTGTCCTTGGGAGAGCCTGGACACCGAGCAGCCCCCGGCCAAAGCCCCCACTGGGAGCTCAGCACTGCCCAAAGCAGCTTCAGGGAAATCCCAGAGCTCAGAGAGCCTGAAAGCCGAGATCTGTCCCTGGGAGTCTCAGGACTCTAAATCCAGCGATAAATCTGAAATCTGCCCCTGGGAAGTGGCTGAACCCCAGATGGAAaaaggagcagccccaggtaAGGTGAGACTCCCAGGAAAAGGAGTGACCAAAGCTGtggagaagggcagcagagagCGAGAGTCCGTCTGTCCTTGGGAGAGCCCGGACACCAAGCAGCCCCCGGCCAAAGCCCCCACTGGGAGCTCAGCACTGCCCAAAGCAGCTTCAGGGAAATCCCAGAGCACTGAGAGCCTGAAGGCCGAGATCTGTCCCTGGGAAGTGGCTGAGCCTCCCTCCCGGCAGCCAAAGGCCGAGCAGGTCCCTGGTGGGGGCTCCAAGGGTGACGAGCGCATCACGCGCCAGGCAGCGCTGGCCAGCCCGGAGAGATCCCTGGACAGCAGAGAGCGAGAGTCCATCTGTCCTTGGGAGAGCCCGGACACCGAGCAGCCCCCGGCCAAAGCCCCCACTGGGAGCTCAGCACTGCCCAAAGCAGCTCCGGGGAAATCCCAGAGCTCAGAGAGCCTGAAAGCCGAGATCTGTCCCTGGGAGTCTCAGGATCTCCAATCCAGCGATAAATCCGAGATCTGTCCCTGGGAAGTGGCTGAGCCTCCCTTGGGTAAAGAGAAACCCAAACAGGACAAAGAGGGTCCATCCAGGCTGAGCAAAAGCCCTTCCACAACTCAAGGTCTCCTGAAGGAAGTGAGAGATGGCACCTCTGGGATGAAGGACCGAGAGTCCGTCTGTCCTTGGGAGAGCCCGGACACCGAGCAGCCCCCGGCCAAAGCCCCCACTGGGAGCTCAGCACTGCCCAAAGCAGCTCCGGGGAAATCCCAGAGCACTGAGAGCCTGAAGGCTGAAATCTGTCCCTGGGAGTCTCAGGATCTCCAATCCACTGACAAAGCTGAAATCTGTCCTTGGGAATCTCAGGATCTCCAATCCAGTGATAAATCCGAGATCTGTCCTTGGGAAGTGGCTGCACCTCAGATGGAAAAAGGAGCAACCCCAGGTAAGGTGAGACTCCCAGGAAAAGGAGTGACCAAAGCTGtggagaagggcagcagagagCGAGAGTCCGTCTGTCCTTGGGAGAGCCTGGACACCGAGCAGCCCCTGGCCAAAGCCCCCACTGGGagctcagcactgcccagagcagcttcaGGGAAATCCCAGAGCGCTGAGAGCCTGAAGGCCGAGATCTGTCCCTGGGAAGTGGCTGAGCCTCCCTCCCGGCAGCCAAAGGCCGAGCAGGTCCCTGGTGGGGGCTCCAAGGGCGACAAGCGCATCACGCGCCAGGCAGCGCTGGCCAGCCCGGAGAGATCCCTGGACAGCAGAGAGCGAGAGTCCATCTGTCCTTGGGAGAGCCCGGACACCGAGCAGCCCCTGGCCAAAGCCCCCACTGGGAGCTCAGCACTGCCcaaagcagctccagggaaatcCCAGAGCTCCGAGAGCCTGAAAGCCGAGATCTGTCCCTGGGAGTCTCAGGATCTCCAATCCAGCGATAAATCCGAGATCTGTCCCTGGGAAGTGGCTGAGCCTCCCTTGGGTAAAGAGAAACCCAAACAGGACAAAGAGGGTCCATCCAGGCTGAGCAAAAGCCCTTCCACAACTCAAGGTCTCCTGAAGGAAGTGAGAGATGGCACCTCTGGAATGAAGGACCGAGAGTCCGTCTGTCCTTGGGAGAGCCCGGACACCGAGCAGCCCCCGGCCAAAGCCCCCACTGGGAGCTCAGCACTGCCCAAAGCAGCTTCGGGGAAATCCCAGAGCTCAGAGAGCCTGAAAGCCGAGATCTGTCCCTGGGAGTCTCAGGACTCTAAATCCAGCGATAAATCTGAAATCTGCCCCTGGGAAGTGGCTGCACCTCCCTTGGGTAAAGAGAAACCCAAACAGGACAAAGAGGGTCCATCCAGGCTGAGCAAAAGCCCTTCTGCAACTCAAGGTCTCCTGAAGGAAGTGAGAGATGGCACCTCTGGGATGAAGGACCGAGAGTCCGTCTGTCCTTGGGAGAGCCCGGACAAGGGGGAGCTCTCCCTGAAAGCTGCAGTGGGGAAGGAGCCATCCAAGAAATCCgacagcacagagagcaggaaaTCTGAAATTTgcccctgggaagcagcagagcccaTGGGGTCGGAGGAGGGGAGCTCCCAGCCAGGTGTGCAGCCACAGGGAGCCCACAGAGCTTCCtccacagggatgggaaaacCGGGAGCCAGCGCTGTGGCTCCAACAGTTCTGGAAAAATCCAGGGGCAGATCCCacggggaagccgagcacaagCCCCTGTGCCGGCTCCTGCCCGGCACCCGGCACCCaggggtgggcagcagctccagccctggcacgaGCCTGGCTCAGGTTTGTCCTTGGGAAGCTCCATCAGCGTCCGCCAAGCCCAGCTGGGACACGAGGAAAAGCTCCGAGGTGTGTCcgtgggaggaggagagcacAGATCCCACCCGGACCTGCTCCGGGGCCAGGGGGAGCCCCCAGGATGGAGGTGGGGTGTGA
- the MRPL45 gene encoding 39S ribosomal protein L45, mitochondrial gives MAAAMAAGLGRKAPRLCWKAAESLLRPGAALSCVVVPVRGRRRCPRLPEWARELSPEEKERRLRSAAPIFPDERIERTFYLACTAEIMDPYVPPEGDARLTSLSRDGVKQQMQKLRQTAASQLALRKIKDHDPDFSTKTFPEKAQEIFIEAHNSLANFNKQKLHSLVTERCYPDMVRGNRYKTIRWRFLESLEPPRVVHVRCDSIMNRGNLYAQVTVRMHSRQILAIYDRFGRLMYGGEEIPKDVLEYVVFERYLVNPHGTWRMHGKIIPEWAPPKDPILKTVMIPGPALDPSQEHEEVK, from the exons ATGGCGGCCGCCAtggcggcggggctgggccgcAAGGCCCCGCGGCTCTGCTGGAAG GCTGCGGAGTCCCTGCTCCGTCCCGGAGCGGCTCTGTCCTGTGTGGTTGTCCCGgtgaggggcaggaggaggtgtCCGCGGCTGCCCGAATGGGCCCGAGAGctgagccctgaggagaaggagaggaggctCAGATCCGCGGCGCCCATCTTCCCCGATGAGCGCATAGAGCGCACCTTCTACTTGGCCTGCACGG CTGAAATCATGGATCCCTACGTCCCTCCCGAGGGCGATGCCCGCCTGACCTCGCtgtccagggatggggtgaAGCAGCAGATGCAGAAGCTGAGGCAAACAGCGGCCTCCCAGCTGGC CCTGAGGAAGATCAAGGATCACGACCCGGATTTCAGCACCAAAACCTTCCCAGAGAAAGCCCAGGAGATATTTATTGAAGCTCACAATTCCCTGGCAAA CTTCAACAAGCAGAAACTTCACTCCCTGGTGACCGAGCGCTGCTACCCC GACATGGTCCGTGGGAACAGGTACAAAACCATCCGCTGGAGGTTTCTGGAGTCCCTGGAGCCGCCCAGGGTGGTTCACGTGCGCTGTGACAGCATCATGAACCGGGGCAACCTCTACGCTCAGGTGACAGTGAGGATGCACAGCCGCCAG ATTTTGGCCATCTACGACCGCTTTGGGCGGCTCATGTACGGCGGGGAGGAGATTCCCAAGGATGTTCTGGAATACGTCGTGTTTGAGAGGTACCTGGTGAACCCCCACGGGACGTGGAGGATGCACGGGAAGATCATCCCAGAGTGGGCCCCGCCCAAGGATCCCATCCTGAAG ACGGTGATGATTCCTGGCCCAGCCCTGGATCCCTCCCAGGAGCACGAAGAAGTGAAGTAG